In Halorhabdus rudnickae, the following proteins share a genomic window:
- a CDS encoding aminotransferase class I/II-fold pyridoxal phosphate-dependent enzyme, with protein MDRERVRDVGRVEHGGSDDPGVLDLSANINARTPDGVESVYRDTFQDARRYPAEPPEAYREAAGVYVDCDPGAVVPTPGGLAAIRLAIDLAVEPGDSALVPTPSFSSYAREVRLQGVEPSFVDHEEILAADPTEHALAIVCNPNNPTGTLYPREEILAFAERCRESETHLLVDEAFLGFTERASLAGTPGVTVARSLTKLFGLPGIRAGFAVATGEMREAMLAARRPWNVSISALSTGRYCMRQSAFVAETRRRIRRERQRLRDGLGDRFEVHPSSAPFLLVEVSDPGVDTVLKAAAEHGVALRDARTFRGLDDHVRIAVRDQEATDRTLAVFADV; from the coding sequence ATGGATCGAGAGCGTGTACGTGATGTGGGCCGCGTCGAACACGGCGGCAGTGACGACCCGGGGGTACTGGATCTCAGCGCAAATATCAACGCCCGAACCCCCGATGGCGTCGAATCCGTCTACCGGGACACCTTCCAAGACGCGCGACGCTACCCGGCCGAACCGCCCGAGGCCTATCGGGAGGCGGCTGGCGTGTACGTCGATTGCGACCCGGGGGCGGTCGTCCCGACGCCGGGTGGCCTCGCCGCGATCCGGCTGGCGATCGACCTCGCGGTCGAACCCGGCGATTCCGCGCTCGTTCCGACGCCGAGTTTCAGTTCTTACGCCAGGGAGGTCCGACTGCAAGGGGTTGAACCGTCTTTCGTCGATCACGAGGAAATCCTGGCCGCGGATCCCACAGAGCACGCGCTGGCGATCGTCTGCAACCCGAACAACCCGACGGGAACGCTGTACCCGCGCGAGGAGATCCTCGCGTTCGCCGAGCGTTGCCGCGAGTCCGAGACGCACCTGCTGGTCGACGAGGCGTTCCTGGGGTTCACGGAGCGGGCGTCACTCGCCGGCACGCCAGGCGTGACCGTGGCTCGATCGCTGACGAAGCTCTTTGGCCTGCCCGGGATCCGCGCCGGCTTTGCGGTCGCTACCGGCGAGATGCGGGAGGCGATGCTCGCCGCCCGACGGCCCTGGAACGTGAGCATTTCGGCGCTTTCGACTGGCCGCTACTGCATGCGCCAATCGGCGTTCGTCGCGGAGACTCGTCGACGCATCCGTCGGGAACGCCAGCGCCTTCGGGACGGACTGGGCGATCGGTTCGAGGTCCACCCGTCTTCAGCGCCGTTCCTGCTGGTTGAGGTGAGCGATCCTGGCGTCGATACGGTACTCAAAGCCGCGGCCGAACACGGTGTTGCCCTTCGTGACGCACGCACCTTCCGGGGGCTGGACGATCACGTCAGAATCGCCGTGCGCGATCAGGAGGCGACCGACCGGACGCTGGCGGTGTTCGCCGATGTCTGA
- the cobT gene encoding nicotinate mononucleotide-dependent phosphoribosyltransferase CobT, with amino-acid sequence MFVLVAGTTETAGIEGISAAGADPEAMAVTPTADAEILMDGDLVDAPAVPVSPSGCPTPALVSRAVRELVGFDVRVIDSGLTIEPGITTRAVGGEPGDDVRTAEPVPNAGAIWDRSRTVGENIASESGERLYVGETIPGGTTTALGVARALDVELSVSSSLPENPTERKRAVVREGLAESGIEPGELAGQPQRAVRSLGDPVLAAVAGLAEGALSSGVPVTLAGGTQLLAAAALLRHAGIEGPLELATTRYVADDPTASVRATADALDLSVTATDPDFGGCGHAGIERFAAGEGKEGVGMGGALALARRSGIDRSAVRDRAVALYDRLLGDP; translated from the coding sequence ATGTTCGTGTTGGTCGCCGGGACGACCGAGACGGCCGGTATCGAGGGGATCAGTGCTGCAGGAGCCGATCCCGAGGCGATGGCGGTGACGCCGACGGCTGATGCGGAGATCCTGATGGACGGCGACCTCGTTGATGCGCCGGCCGTCCCTGTCAGTCCGAGCGGGTGCCCGACGCCAGCGCTGGTCTCCCGGGCCGTCAGGGAACTCGTCGGCTTCGACGTGCGGGTGATCGATTCCGGACTCACGATCGAACCGGGCATCACGACGCGGGCCGTCGGCGGGGAACCCGGCGATGACGTCCGGACGGCGGAGCCGGTCCCGAACGCCGGGGCGATCTGGGACCGATCCCGGACGGTCGGCGAGAATATCGCGAGCGAGTCGGGAGAGCGCCTGTATGTCGGCGAGACGATCCCCGGCGGGACGACGACCGCCCTGGGTGTGGCCCGGGCGCTCGATGTCGAGCTGTCAGTCTCTTCGTCGCTGCCCGAGAACCCCACAGAGCGAAAGCGTGCGGTCGTCCGGGAGGGCCTCGCCGAAAGCGGGATCGAACCGGGCGAACTGGCGGGCCAACCACAGCGTGCCGTCCGCTCCCTGGGCGATCCCGTGCTCGCGGCCGTCGCTGGCCTGGCTGAGGGTGCGCTATCGAGCGGTGTGCCGGTGACGCTGGCCGGCGGGACGCAACTGCTGGCTGCCGCAGCGCTGCTGCGCCATGCCGGGATCGAGGGCCCACTCGAACTCGCGACCACGAGGTACGTCGCCGACGACCCGACGGCGAGCGTCCGGGCGACGGCCGATGCGCTGGACCTCTCGGTGACGGCCACCGATCCCGATTTCGGAGGCTGTGGACACGCCGGGATCGAACGATTCGCGGCCGGGGAGGGGAAAGAAGGTGTCGGGATGGGTGGCGCACTCGCGCTGGCGCGGCGATCCGGGATCGACCGCTCGGCCGTGCGTGATCGAGCTGTGGCGCTGTACGATCGACTGCTGGGTGATCCCTGA
- a CDS encoding NTP transferase domain-containing protein, whose product MCGGRGTRLDLDREKPLVEIGGRALVDRVADALAASSIERSYAVTSPHAPRTREHVTLPTIDAPGEGYVADLQYALDRVELPVLTVAADLPLLDGQTVDSISDSFNGVSMTTCVPTESKRQYGVSNDTTIPGEPGIAPTGVNVVAESDSDRRVVFENPRLAVNVNHARDAQIAEALLRSAVIE is encoded by the coding sequence ATGTGTGGCGGTCGCGGGACCCGCCTGGACCTCGACCGAGAGAAGCCTCTCGTCGAGATCGGCGGACGGGCGCTGGTCGATCGCGTCGCCGATGCGCTCGCGGCGAGTTCGATCGAACGGAGTTACGCCGTCACGTCGCCACACGCCCCGCGCACGCGAGAACACGTCACTCTGCCGACGATCGACGCGCCGGGCGAAGGCTACGTCGCCGATCTGCAGTACGCCCTCGACCGCGTCGAGCTGCCGGTCTTGACCGTCGCCGCCGATCTCCCACTGCTCGACGGCCAAACAGTCGATTCGATCAGCGATTCGTTCAATGGTGTTTCAATGACTACGTGTGTTCCAACGGAGAGCAAACGACAGTACGGTGTAAGCAACGACACGACGATCCCTGGAGAGCCAGGTATCGCCCCGACGGGCGTCAACGTGGTCGCAGAAAGCGACAGTGATCGGCGCGTCGTCTTCGAGAACCCGCGGCTGGCGGTCAACGTCAATCACGCGCGGGACGCACAGATTGCCGAGGCGCTGCTTCGATCGGCGGTGATCGAGTGA
- the cobS gene encoding adenosylcobinamide-GDP ribazoletransferase, translating to MLNAIRGAVGFLTRFPVGRDETAWDAFRSRPATFPLVGYLIGGLAALPLLAPVPPATAAFGFVVWLYVLTGINHLDGAADLGDAAVVHGDRERRREVLADTTVGVGAVAAVALVFVGLSTAGYALAQFPARALVLVIAAEVGAKGAVALAACVGTATHDGLGAQFTDQLGPRNAIAPIVLVVPAALLTWPHPSAFVASAAALACTVGTVLWARRTLGGVDGDVMGATAELARVVGLHAGVIAWTLS from the coding sequence GTGCTGAACGCGATCCGGGGCGCGGTGGGCTTTCTGACGCGGTTCCCCGTCGGCCGCGACGAGACTGCCTGGGACGCCTTCCGATCTCGACCGGCGACGTTCCCGCTGGTCGGATACCTGATCGGTGGCCTGGCGGCGCTCCCGTTGCTCGCGCCCGTCCCGCCAGCGACGGCGGCGTTTGGGTTCGTCGTCTGGCTGTACGTTCTCACGGGGATCAACCACCTCGACGGGGCGGCCGACCTGGGCGATGCGGCCGTCGTTCACGGCGATCGAGAGCGTCGCCGCGAGGTGCTGGCCGACACGACCGTCGGCGTCGGGGCAGTCGCCGCCGTCGCGCTCGTCTTCGTTGGCCTGTCGACAGCGGGATACGCACTGGCACAGTTCCCGGCGCGTGCCCTCGTTCTCGTGATCGCCGCCGAAGTGGGGGCGAAGGGGGCCGTCGCTCTCGCGGCCTGTGTCGGCACCGCCACCCACGACGGCCTGGGCGCGCAGTTCACCGACCAACTCGGTCCCCGGAACGCGATCGCGCCGATCGTCCTCGTCGTTCCAGCGGCCCTGTTGACGTGGCCCCACCCGTCAGCGTTCGTCGCGAGCGCGGCGGCGCTGGCCTGTACCGTGGGGACAGTGCTGTGGGCCAGACGGACACTCGGCGGCGTCGACGGTGACGTCATGGGGGCGACCGCAGAACTCGCCCGGGTCGTCGGGCTGCACGCGGGGGTGATCGCGTGGACGCTCTCCTGA
- the cbiB gene encoding adenosylcobinamide-phosphate synthase CbiB, producing the protein MSTTVAIGGLAFRVEPPLCVLAALALDAAVGEAPESIHPVALFGRAIAPLDREWPTPRLVGVVLALLAPTSVAVLALVTVASLPSLGGPILATGLLFSTISLRRLLASARAVIDASETSVEQARESIPALVGRDPDALSPAQLRSGAVESLAENLADGFVAPLGAFVLGTQLSLSVGVAAAVWVKALNTLDSMLGYRAKPIGWASARLDDLVMWIPARLTAVLIAVAARDPSALWHGRRWRDAPPSPNSGWPMATLAAVLDVRLEKPGVYVLNPNPSLPDEEMAVRAVRVVALAGALAGLLAALLAGVRIVPDAAVSAASESLPLVTAGVRPC; encoded by the coding sequence ATGAGCACAACGGTGGCGATCGGCGGACTCGCGTTCCGCGTCGAGCCACCGCTCTGTGTCCTCGCCGCACTCGCGCTGGACGCCGCGGTCGGTGAAGCCCCCGAGTCGATTCACCCCGTCGCGCTGTTCGGCCGGGCGATCGCTCCGCTCGACCGGGAGTGGCCGACGCCGCGGCTCGTCGGCGTCGTGCTCGCACTACTCGCCCCCACGAGTGTCGCCGTGCTCGCGCTGGTGACGGTCGCGTCACTTCCGTCGCTTGGTGGGCCGATCCTCGCCACAGGCCTCCTGTTCAGCACGATCAGCCTGCGTCGCCTCCTGGCAAGCGCCCGGGCAGTGATCGACGCAAGCGAGACCAGCGTCGAGCAAGCCCGCGAGTCGATTCCCGCCCTCGTGGGACGGGATCCGGACGCCCTCTCGCCGGCACAACTCCGCAGCGGGGCCGTCGAGAGCCTGGCGGAGAACCTCGCGGACGGGTTCGTCGCGCCACTGGGAGCGTTCGTCCTGGGAACGCAGCTGTCGCTGTCGGTCGGCGTCGCCGCCGCGGTCTGGGTGAAGGCACTCAACACGCTGGATTCGATGCTGGGCTATCGAGCGAAGCCGATCGGCTGGGCGAGCGCGCGCCTGGACGACCTCGTGATGTGGATACCCGCGCGACTCACGGCGGTCCTCATCGCGGTGGCCGCCCGCGATCCGTCCGCGCTCTGGCATGGGCGCCGATGGCGAGACGCGCCGCCCTCCCCCAACTCCGGGTGGCCGATGGCGACACTCGCGGCCGTCCTCGACGTCCGCCTGGAGAAACCCGGCGTCTACGTCCTGAACCCGAACCCATCATTGCCCGACGAGGAGATGGCCGTCCGGGCGGTCAGAGTCGTTGCACTCGCGGGCGCACTCGCCGGACTCCTCGCCGCCCTCCTCGCAGGCGTTCGGATCGTTCCCGACGCCGCCGTTTCTGCCGCTTCCGAGTCCCTTCCCCTTGTCACTGCGGGGGTGAGGCCGTGCTGA
- a CDS encoding PGF-CTERM-anchored ABC transporter substrate-binding protein, with the protein MTRTTLGALTAVVLVLGLLGATLAPVAGQTPENETAVDCSFPIEVTDANGATVTVTEEPDDVVVLAPSAAQVMWEIGAQAKVVGMPVRYHTEYLERSTEKTNVVGEKGQPQIETIVGLEPDLVLAPNVVSEDAVEQLRNAGLTVYRFKQAASIADVIEKTRLTGRLVGEYDTAREVSARTQATLDAYRNATAGQDRPTVLYTLGGGYTAGPETFIGDVIDAAGGENVAAAANISEYDVISNEVIVNQDPDWIVVPSGVDVPSGSGINGTTAVQEGQVLRVDRNFMHQAGPRVTHPLEAMATTFHPDAADVSVDSASVRSPVCDADAVTPTEPATETTTTEESVTLETNQTFGTTTDTTATSGPGFGVVAAMLALLAAGAFLRDR; encoded by the coding sequence ATGACCCGCACTACCCTTGGAGCCCTCACCGCGGTCGTACTGGTCCTCGGACTGCTCGGCGCGACGCTCGCTCCTGTCGCCGGTCAGACTCCCGAGAACGAGACGGCCGTCGACTGCTCCTTTCCGATCGAAGTCACCGACGCTAACGGGGCGACAGTGACCGTTACCGAGGAACCCGATGACGTGGTCGTCCTCGCGCCAAGCGCCGCACAGGTGATGTGGGAGATCGGGGCCCAGGCGAAGGTGGTCGGGATGCCCGTCAGGTATCATACTGAGTACCTGGAAAGATCGACGGAGAAGACGAATGTCGTCGGAGAGAAGGGCCAGCCACAGATCGAGACGATCGTCGGTCTCGAACCCGATCTCGTACTTGCTCCGAACGTCGTCAGCGAGGACGCCGTCGAGCAACTCAGGAACGCCGGGCTGACGGTCTATCGATTCAAACAGGCGGCTTCGATCGCCGACGTCATCGAAAAGACGCGCCTGACCGGTCGGCTCGTCGGCGAGTACGATACCGCCCGGGAAGTCAGCGCCCGGACGCAGGCGACACTCGATGCCTACCGGAACGCGACTGCGGGGCAAGACCGACCGACGGTCCTCTATACCCTCGGTGGCGGCTACACGGCCGGCCCGGAGACGTTCATCGGCGACGTCATCGACGCGGCCGGCGGGGAGAACGTCGCCGCCGCTGCGAACATCAGCGAATACGACGTGATCAGCAACGAAGTGATCGTCAATCAGGACCCCGACTGGATCGTCGTCCCGTCGGGGGTCGACGTCCCGTCCGGATCGGGGATCAACGGAACGACTGCGGTCCAGGAAGGACAGGTCCTCCGCGTCGATCGGAACTTTATGCACCAGGCCGGGCCACGCGTCACCCACCCGCTTGAGGCGATGGCGACGACGTTCCACCCCGACGCAGCCGACGTCAGCGTGGATTCCGCTTCCGTTCGCTCGCCCGTCTGTGACGCTGACGCGGTGACGCCGACGGAACCAGCCACCGAGACGACTACGACGGAGGAATCGGTCACGCTCGAGACCAACCAGACGTTCGGGACGACCACGGACACGACCGCGACGTCCGGCCCCGGATTCGGGGTCGTGGCGGCGATGCTCGCGCTGCTCGCCGCCGGAGCGTTCCTCAGGGACCGCTGA
- the btuC gene encoding vitamin B12 ABC transporter permease BtuC, with the protein MRFGTRLLTWTVGLVVALFAVVVVSAAIGPVALEVSTVARATLNAVGVPAGLAVGIEEGGLAGMTVSLPTVDVSYAYPFAFEVPTTAETIVRQVRLPRIALGGVVGFSLASAGAVMQGFFRNPMADPSIIGVSSGAALGAVATIVFPIAVPLSLQTAAFVGALVAAFAVYTIATENGRTPVATLLLAGVAVQTFLGAVISYTLLQAGESLDRAVFWLMGHLNNSTWAEVEVTLPLALVTFGGLLVYARDLNVLMLGEEDARTVGIAVERTKRILLALSSIVTAAAVAVAGVIGFVGLIVPHVMRLLVGPDHRILLPTSALAGATFLVATDTLARSGPAELPVGIVTAALGAPFFLYLLTRREVHEL; encoded by the coding sequence ATGCGGTTCGGAACGCGACTGCTGACCTGGACGGTCGGGCTGGTGGTGGCACTGTTCGCTGTCGTCGTGGTGAGTGCCGCGATCGGCCCGGTCGCCCTTGAGGTGTCGACGGTCGCCAGAGCGACGCTCAACGCCGTTGGGGTTCCGGCGGGACTGGCCGTCGGTATCGAAGAGGGCGGGCTGGCAGGGATGACCGTCTCCCTACCGACGGTCGACGTGAGTTACGCCTACCCCTTCGCATTCGAGGTCCCGACGACGGCCGAGACGATCGTCCGGCAAGTCCGTCTGCCGCGGATCGCCCTCGGTGGGGTCGTGGGCTTTTCGCTGGCGTCGGCCGGCGCGGTCATGCAGGGGTTCTTCCGGAACCCGATGGCCGACCCGTCGATCATCGGCGTCTCTTCGGGGGCCGCCCTGGGTGCCGTCGCGACAATTGTCTTCCCTATCGCCGTCCCGCTGTCCCTTCAGACGGCCGCGTTCGTCGGCGCGCTGGTGGCCGCTTTCGCGGTCTACACGATCGCAACCGAGAACGGGCGGACGCCCGTCGCCACGCTGTTGCTCGCGGGCGTGGCCGTCCAGACGTTCCTCGGTGCGGTGATCTCCTATACGCTCTTGCAGGCCGGCGAAAGTCTCGATCGAGCCGTCTTCTGGCTGATGGGCCACCTCAACAACAGCACGTGGGCCGAAGTCGAAGTGACGCTGCCTCTGGCGTTAGTCACGTTCGGTGGGCTACTCGTCTACGCCCGCGATCTCAACGTCCTCATGCTCGGCGAGGAAGACGCCAGGACGGTCGGGATCGCCGTCGAGCGGACCAAGCGCATCCTGCTGGCGCTGTCGAGCATCGTCACTGCCGCGGCGGTCGCCGTCGCGGGCGTCATCGGCTTCGTCGGGTTGATCGTCCCCCACGTCATGCGCCTGCTCGTCGGTCCGGATCACCGGATACTCCTCCCGACGAGCGCGCTCGCCGGCGCGACCTTCCTCGTCGCGACCGACACCCTCGCCCGATCGGGTCCCGCGGAGTTGCCGGTCGGGATCGTCACCGCCGCACTGGGTGCGCCCTTCTTTCTGTACCTGCTGACCAGACGGGAGGTACACGAACTGTGA
- a CDS encoding ATP-binding cassette domain-containing protein: MTDHTITLADVSTALGGVEVLAEVSLSVGRGEFLGLVGPNGAGKTTLLRTINGVLDPDAGAVRLESDSIEALSAREVSRRVATVPQDTSVAFEFSVADVVRMGRTPYRSRTDIVADDADRDAVDRALERTGMDALRDRSIAAVSGGERQRAFVARALAQDTPALVLDEPTASLDINHQVQVLELVADLVADNKTAIAAIHDLDLAARYCDRLALLADGRLQAVGDPATVLTDDHLQPAFETRTAVTPDAVTGAPSVTAIADPRRDRDTHVHVLGTGSTAARAITKLWQAGFDVTAGPLPAGDIALSVARELDVEAIESPPLAAPDEAMLQEAREHCRRAQATVLADPVIGPDGHVLGLADASNRPVLVETCPVEERNQAGERAEKRYEALQSRATTASIHGLVSAVVESTSSRAVAADD, from the coding sequence GTGACCGACCACACGATCACGCTGGCAGACGTATCGACCGCCCTGGGTGGCGTCGAGGTGCTGGCCGAGGTCTCGCTGTCGGTCGGTCGAGGCGAGTTCCTCGGGCTGGTCGGCCCCAACGGCGCGGGCAAGACGACGCTGCTCCGGACGATCAACGGCGTCCTCGATCCGGACGCTGGGGCAGTCCGTCTGGAAAGCGACTCGATCGAGGCGTTGAGCGCACGCGAAGTCAGCCGACGCGTCGCGACGGTCCCCCAGGACACCTCGGTCGCCTTCGAGTTCTCCGTCGCGGATGTCGTCCGGATGGGTCGGACGCCCTACCGATCGCGGACCGACATCGTTGCCGACGACGCGGATCGGGACGCGGTCGATCGAGCACTCGAACGTACAGGGATGGACGCCCTCCGGGATCGTTCGATCGCTGCCGTCAGCGGCGGCGAGCGCCAGCGCGCGTTCGTCGCCCGAGCCTTGGCACAGGACACACCGGCCCTGGTGCTGGACGAGCCGACCGCCAGCCTCGACATCAACCATCAGGTCCAGGTGCTAGAACTCGTCGCCGACCTCGTCGCCGATAACAAGACGGCCATCGCCGCGATCCACGATCTGGATCTGGCCGCACGCTACTGCGATCGCCTGGCGTTGCTCGCCGACGGACGCCTGCAGGCCGTCGGCGATCCGGCGACGGTCCTGACCGACGATCATCTCCAGCCCGCCTTCGAGACACGGACTGCGGTGACGCCTGACGCTGTCACGGGCGCGCCGAGCGTGACTGCTATCGCTGATCCACGCCGCGATCGAGATACCCACGTCCACGTCCTGGGGACCGGATCGACCGCCGCCCGTGCCATCACGAAGCTCTGGCAGGCCGGCTTCGACGTGACTGCCGGGCCGCTCCCCGCGGGCGATATCGCCCTCTCGGTTGCCCGCGAACTCGACGTCGAGGCGATCGAATCACCCCCGCTCGCCGCTCCCGACGAAGCGATGCTGCAGGAGGCCCGCGAGCACTGTCGCCGGGCGCAGGCGACAGTCCTGGCCGACCCCGTGATCGGACCAGACGGCCACGTCCTCGGCCTCGCCGACGCCAGCAATCGGCCGGTCCTCGTCGAAACGTGTCCTGTCGAGGAGCGCAATCAGGCGGGCGAACGGGCAGAAAAACGGTATGAAGCCCTCCAATCGAGGGCGACGACGGCGTCGATACACGGACTCGTCTCGGCGGTCGTCGAGTCGACGTCCTCCAGGGCAGTTGCTGCTGACGATTGA
- a CDS encoding MaoC/PaaZ C-terminal domain-containing protein, with product MTFYYDDFAVGDGWTAGPRTVSAEEIVAFAEQFDPLPMHTERDPEGDMFDGLIASGWHTAALTMRLMVDGLFSESAVLAGLGVEDLRWPTPVRPGDELTAEIEVVDRDSFDAERGQVDLAVTTTNGDDEVVLSMVVEGLFARRSAE from the coding sequence ATGACGTTCTACTACGATGACTTTGCCGTCGGCGACGGCTGGACGGCCGGTCCACGGACCGTCAGTGCCGAGGAGATCGTCGCCTTCGCCGAGCAGTTCGATCCGCTCCCGATGCATACCGAACGCGATCCCGAGGGGGACATGTTCGACGGCCTGATCGCCAGTGGGTGGCACACTGCCGCCCTGACGATGCGTCTCATGGTCGACGGTCTCTTTTCGGAATCGGCCGTCCTGGCCGGTCTCGGCGTCGAGGACCTGCGCTGGCCGACGCCGGTCCGCCCGGGCGACGAACTCACCGCAGAGATCGAGGTCGTCGATCGCGACTCCTTCGATGCGGAACGCGGCCAGGTCGACCTGGCGGTGACGACCACGAACGGAGATGACGAGGTCGTCCTCTCGATGGTTGTCGAGGGGCTGTTTGCACGGCGCTCGGCGGAGTGA
- the coxB gene encoding cytochrome c oxidase subunit II: MTETRNGLVAVLTLSGLATLVHPVAAQSGASTTDGLIWGLNYELLAVAIPITLLVEGILVYTVWRYRADKVDEPKPTRENRRLEITWTVATAVVLLFVGIASYGVLADEHVTSSGVAAGEDDTLEVDVVAQKYSWTFEYPEHNVTTGGTMVLSVDREVRLNVTSKDWLHSFHVPGLGLKQDAFPGQANYLTTEPTETGAHQLYCAEYCGAGHSGMLGTVEVVSQEDFQDWLDEQSA; encoded by the coding sequence ATGACCGAGACGCGAAACGGGCTTGTCGCGGTCCTCACGCTTTCGGGATTGGCGACGCTCGTCCATCCCGTGGCCGCCCAGTCGGGTGCTTCGACGACGGACGGGTTGATCTGGGGGCTCAACTACGAACTGCTGGCGGTCGCCATCCCCATCACGCTGCTGGTCGAGGGGATCCTCGTCTACACTGTCTGGCGCTACCGTGCCGACAAGGTCGACGAGCCAAAGCCCACGAGGGAGAACCGCCGACTCGAGATCACCTGGACCGTCGCGACGGCCGTCGTCCTGCTGTTCGTCGGCATCGCCTCGTATGGCGTCCTGGCCGACGAGCACGTCACCTCATCCGGCGTCGCCGCTGGGGAGGACGACACGCTGGAGGTCGATGTCGTCGCCCAGAAGTACAGCTGGACGTTCGAATACCCCGAACACAACGTGACGACGGGGGGGACGATGGTGCTCTCGGTCGATCGGGAGGTCCGGCTGAATGTCACATCCAAGGACTGGTTGCACTCGTTCCACGTCCCCGGACTAGGGCTGAAACAGGACGCCTTCCCCGGGCAGGCGAACTATCTGACGACCGAGCCCACGGAGACCGGCGCACACCAGCTCTACTGTGCGGAGTACTGTGGGGCCGGCCACTCGGGCATGCTGGGGACCGTCGAAGTCGTGAGCCAGGAAGACTTCCAGGATTGGCTCGACGAGCAGTCGGCGTAA